A DNA window from Stenotrophomonas oahuensis contains the following coding sequences:
- a CDS encoding VirB3 family type IV secretion system protein produces the protein MTDYVFGGMTRPATVAGVPQMVFGVLLIVAILSIIGPVLFGFSFIWSIGGALFGVIGFMSARIICERDPNTFEYLKVGFHFWLRTKGRSVGRGVETFSASPLRNR, from the coding sequence ATGACCGACTACGTGTTCGGCGGCATGACTCGTCCGGCCACGGTCGCAGGAGTGCCCCAAATGGTATTTGGGGTACTTCTTATTGTCGCGATCCTGTCCATTATCGGGCCGGTCCTCTTCGGCTTTTCATTCATATGGAGCATAGGCGGAGCGCTGTTCGGCGTCATCGGCTTCATGTCCGCGAGAATTATTTGCGAGCGCGATCCCAACACCTTTGAGTACCTGAAAGTCGGATTCCATTTCTGGCTCAGGACCAAAGGTCGATCTGTTGGGCGCGGCGTCGAGACGTTCTCAGCTTCCCCTCTCAGGAACCGTTGA
- a CDS encoding TcpQ domain-containing protein, with translation MLDMVTEQTNSCPPDRVIFVSRESRVVAVCDAPPTPEPVVIAEPLDLTADTPKAVGVIAPAATAVFTPAPIPKWTIEQGQSIRDALAAWIPADWTLAWDTPAAPLANVSFEYQGEAMDAIADLFDRRSIWPESPLTACSFPNERILQVRATGECGAP, from the coding sequence ATGCTCGATATGGTCACCGAGCAAACGAACTCATGCCCGCCGGATCGGGTGATATTCGTTTCCCGAGAAAGCCGGGTGGTGGCGGTATGCGACGCGCCCCCAACTCCTGAGCCGGTTGTGATCGCCGAGCCATTGGATCTGACTGCGGATACGCCAAAGGCAGTCGGCGTCATAGCTCCCGCCGCTACGGCTGTCTTTACCCCCGCACCGATTCCGAAATGGACCATCGAGCAGGGCCAAAGTATTCGGGATGCGTTGGCTGCATGGATTCCGGCAGATTGGACACTGGCGTGGGACACGCCCGCGGCTCCGCTGGCGAACGTGAGCTTCGAGTACCAGGGCGAGGCAATGGATGCGATCGCGGACCTGTTCGACCGCCGGTCCATCTGGCCGGAATCACCGCTTACTGCATGCTCCTTCCCGAACGAACGCATCCTGCAGGTTCGCGCAACGGGGGAGTGCGGAGCCCCATGA
- a CDS encoding TcpQ domain-containing protein → MKQCISKGAAGAAIAFAILFPVATYAQAAAATGNAALAPATGGTVAPAPKAKGFTVVEKGAYTRPAPPPPPRPLERSYNVPANAALRHVLQEWASDEGWSVYWPAAADGSEWMTEIAVSFKATDFQQAVTKLIAGLPANAGLAATFNRANSPMLLHVSESSNMQEIP, encoded by the coding sequence ATGAAGCAATGCATTTCCAAGGGCGCGGCAGGAGCCGCTATCGCCTTCGCCATCCTGTTCCCGGTCGCTACCTATGCGCAGGCTGCGGCCGCAACAGGCAACGCAGCCCTGGCACCTGCTACGGGCGGCACGGTGGCTCCAGCTCCGAAGGCGAAAGGCTTCACCGTGGTCGAGAAGGGCGCTTATACGCGCCCAGCGCCACCCCCGCCGCCCCGGCCTCTTGAACGAAGCTACAACGTTCCGGCGAATGCGGCTCTTCGTCACGTTCTCCAGGAATGGGCATCGGATGAGGGCTGGTCCGTGTACTGGCCGGCAGCAGCGGACGGTAGTGAGTGGATGACAGAAATTGCCGTCAGCTTCAAAGCCACAGATTTCCAGCAAGCAGTTACCAAACTGATCGCCGGCCTGCCGGCCAACGCAGGTCTTGCCGCGACGTTCAACCGTGCCAATTCACCCATGCTTCTGCATGTAAGTGAGTCTTCCAACATGCAGGAGATCCCGTGA
- a CDS encoding type II secretion system protein: MKKARGFTLLEMAIVVAIIVVTALIMTPIFGKYLTALARNHAEQARIDNQRIADSMLAVAQNEGNGILPAPYAGPGNPNAIANPADNSAIGIAFRQALSESGLIPTAINDDGTSAKNARVYQRVTGLTQSMPLYFRSGPLVSMTYDYGVIYATRCPESDSSCRGSGRPGASPSLTAANRQSWAVVQPDLAPVFVSTLPVQKSMLATTTRRVDRVRDALLSYYRGKQLSAAATDTTNWFPGSGYGGANPASHQGCRDGWYELDSTNVLPLIGLSQGEFGRTSWGGRIEYCRDYDPAASKGANAPPHAAAIRFRSDVSQGAAPDAAVLGNNVILTL, encoded by the coding sequence ATGAAGAAGGCCAGGGGCTTCACCCTGTTGGAAATGGCCATTGTGGTTGCCATTATCGTGGTGACCGCGCTCATCATGACGCCCATTTTTGGCAAGTACCTCACCGCGCTTGCACGGAACCACGCCGAGCAAGCCCGGATCGACAACCAGCGAATTGCCGATTCGATGCTTGCAGTCGCACAGAACGAAGGCAACGGCATTCTACCGGCTCCCTATGCTGGGCCTGGTAACCCGAACGCGATTGCGAATCCTGCGGACAATAGCGCGATAGGGATAGCTTTCCGGCAAGCGCTTTCGGAGTCCGGGCTGATTCCTACCGCGATCAATGATGATGGCACGTCAGCAAAGAATGCACGGGTCTACCAGCGCGTCACCGGTCTCACCCAATCGATGCCGCTCTACTTCCGGTCGGGTCCCCTGGTCTCTATGACATATGACTACGGCGTTATCTACGCGACGCGGTGTCCTGAGTCGGACTCATCCTGCAGAGGCTCTGGCCGTCCCGGTGCGTCACCCTCACTGACCGCTGCTAATCGGCAGTCGTGGGCTGTCGTGCAACCTGACCTGGCACCTGTTTTTGTGTCGACGCTGCCTGTGCAGAAATCAATGCTGGCCACCACTACTCGCCGTGTTGATCGTGTGCGCGACGCGCTGCTTTCCTACTACCGGGGCAAGCAGCTAAGCGCGGCCGCTACGGATACGACCAACTGGTTCCCTGGCTCTGGCTACGGTGGGGCAAATCCCGCGTCCCACCAGGGCTGCAGAGACGGTTGGTACGAGCTGGACTCCACAAACGTCCTGCCCCTCATCGGCCTCTCCCAAGGAGAGTTTGGTCGAACGAGCTGGGGAGGGCGAATCGAATACTGCCGCGACTACGATCCTGCGGCATCAAAAGGTGCAAACGCTCCTCCTCACGCAGCAGCAATCCGCTTTAGGAGCGACGTTTCACAGGGTGCGGCCCCCGATGCCGCGGTTCTAGGCAACAACGTTATTCTCACCCTCTAA
- a CDS encoding prepilin-type N-terminal cleavage/methylation domain-containing protein, whose amino-acid sequence MKLFGKKRASKGFTLVEMIVVVAIIAIVAAIVLPKLLGNTNAARATLLTRTSNSIAQAVNLIAMECGVSTVVSGSVLPASGRNMADVLFEGRSAVAPAKQACYDAANVIPMRDSVARSGTGWEVSGFPITVTGGGGNKFSIAYANVPNEVVLPAAKPYTAGMTTLAASDTTSDVVNYSVESAGTRTLTFKLN is encoded by the coding sequence GTGAAACTCTTCGGCAAGAAACGCGCGAGCAAGGGCTTTACGCTCGTTGAAATGATCGTGGTGGTGGCCATCATCGCTATCGTGGCCGCGATTGTGCTGCCCAAGCTGTTGGGCAACACCAACGCGGCACGTGCGACGCTGCTCACGCGCACGTCGAATTCGATCGCCCAAGCCGTGAACCTGATCGCCATGGAATGCGGTGTGTCGACCGTTGTCAGCGGCAGCGTGCTGCCGGCCAGCGGCCGCAACATGGCGGACGTTCTCTTCGAGGGCCGCTCTGCTGTGGCACCGGCGAAGCAGGCCTGCTACGACGCTGCCAACGTGATCCCGATGCGTGATTCAGTGGCCCGCTCCGGGACCGGCTGGGAAGTCTCCGGCTTCCCAATCACCGTCACGGGCGGCGGCGGCAACAAGTTCTCCATCGCGTACGCCAACGTGCCCAATGAAGTGGTGCTTCCAGCGGCCAAGCCGTACACAGCCGGAATGACCACGCTCGCTGCCAGTGACACGACCAGCGACGTGGTGAACTACAGCGTTGAAAGCGCTGGCACGCGCACTCTCACCTTCAAGCTGAACTGA
- a CDS encoding GspE/PulE family protein, which translates to MKDTDVVASWGWQNPPSFVVAQAGQVVDVSGDGRRAIEALGLLDAPAREKLGTACPRGEDFVDYALHEAPKLLASAEQIRALVGGVPFYDSLSLLDRHPCMDKPTVLRECKQKDCVVMLIEGKRPVVVFASYQSMMHFKMAGRTARATDAIELGIADEARLVAVGGRDEISAVLGDNTAGAEISAVEVDRVWDSRSGETKEHAEQLELARLLDHAMTARATDISIIPKRDGNYRVFVRRFGNLMKPRTTHTWDAAQAQQIITTLEAKSGANPSNSTYREPRDGALSYRSSSGEVFLRLSFIPLNQRGDTTRRKSVSIRLLPTDEDAIDLAALKLPEQVVAAVRNCVQMPSGFGLVVGPMNSGKSTTLAAALGMHVEYFGTTKKRVSVEDPVERFIPDVIQVEVPPVMQGSRGVVIDDNERFNVILKGSKRHDINVYCAGEVRDAETAKFCVSVASSGHLAFSTLHAKNSILAFDILAKMVPEDMRFQLGESLNVIISQRLVAALCPTCKIKSKPTAEEKKSWQLYMDMEGEKLPLPATIYRAGPGCDACEGQGFIGYRSVCEVLPFTRSVRDAAAGILEGGASAKAARDVMASHRTLTLAASAASYLKSGDIDFRSAVHL; encoded by the coding sequence ATGAAAGACACCGATGTGGTAGCCAGCTGGGGCTGGCAGAATCCTCCTTCCTTCGTTGTTGCTCAGGCCGGCCAGGTCGTGGATGTCTCCGGAGACGGCCGGCGTGCCATCGAGGCGCTTGGGCTTCTGGACGCTCCGGCCCGAGAGAAGCTGGGAACGGCGTGCCCGCGCGGGGAAGACTTTGTTGACTACGCACTGCATGAAGCCCCTAAACTCCTGGCGAGTGCAGAGCAGATCCGCGCATTGGTTGGCGGCGTGCCCTTTTACGACAGCCTTTCACTACTGGACCGCCATCCATGCATGGACAAGCCTACGGTCCTGCGTGAGTGCAAGCAGAAAGACTGCGTGGTGATGCTGATCGAAGGCAAGCGCCCGGTAGTCGTATTCGCTTCGTATCAGTCCATGATGCATTTCAAAATGGCTGGCCGCACCGCTCGCGCCACGGACGCGATCGAGCTGGGAATTGCCGATGAGGCCCGCCTTGTCGCAGTAGGCGGCCGCGACGAGATTTCAGCCGTGCTCGGTGACAACACTGCTGGCGCTGAGATAAGCGCCGTGGAAGTCGACCGGGTGTGGGATTCACGCTCAGGCGAGACCAAGGAACACGCTGAGCAGCTGGAGCTCGCGCGTCTGCTGGACCATGCGATGACGGCGCGGGCCACGGACATTTCAATCATCCCTAAGCGGGATGGCAACTATCGTGTGTTCGTGCGGCGGTTTGGCAACCTGATGAAGCCTCGAACCACGCACACCTGGGATGCGGCTCAGGCGCAGCAGATCATCACTACGCTGGAAGCCAAATCCGGCGCAAACCCGTCGAACTCGACATATCGAGAGCCTCGGGATGGTGCGCTGTCATATCGATCGTCGTCCGGCGAGGTCTTCCTGCGTTTGAGCTTTATTCCCCTCAATCAACGCGGTGACACTACCCGGCGCAAGAGCGTAAGTATCCGCCTGTTGCCGACTGATGAGGATGCGATCGACTTGGCGGCGTTGAAGCTTCCCGAGCAGGTAGTGGCTGCTGTGAGGAACTGCGTCCAGATGCCTAGCGGCTTCGGACTGGTTGTCGGTCCGATGAACTCCGGCAAATCCACGACTTTGGCTGCGGCCCTTGGCATGCATGTGGAGTATTTCGGGACGACAAAGAAGCGGGTCAGTGTCGAAGACCCGGTTGAACGCTTTATCCCAGACGTGATTCAGGTCGAAGTGCCTCCCGTCATGCAGGGCTCACGTGGCGTCGTGATCGATGATAACGAGCGTTTCAACGTGATTCTTAAAGGCAGCAAGCGACATGATATCAACGTCTACTGCGCCGGCGAGGTTCGTGACGCGGAAACCGCGAAGTTCTGCGTCAGCGTTGCAAGCTCCGGGCACTTGGCGTTCTCTACCCTGCATGCGAAGAACTCGATCTTGGCGTTCGACATTCTTGCCAAGATGGTGCCGGAGGACATGCGATTCCAGCTGGGTGAGTCCCTGAATGTCATCATCAGCCAGCGGCTGGTTGCGGCTCTGTGCCCGACATGCAAGATCAAGTCGAAGCCCACTGCCGAAGAAAAGAAGTCCTGGCAGCTTTACATGGATATGGAGGGCGAGAAGCTTCCGTTGCCTGCGACCATCTACCGCGCAGGCCCAGGCTGCGACGCGTGCGAAGGGCAGGGTTTCATTGGCTATCGGTCAGTGTGTGAGGTCCTTCCATTCACGCGGTCGGTGCGAGACGCAGCCGCAGGCATCTTGGAGGGTGGTGCTAGCGCGAAAGCCGCACGTGACGTTATGGCGAGCCACCGCACCCTGACGCTCGCCGCATCCGCAGCCTCCTACCTGAAATCGGGCGATATCGATTTTCGCTCCGCGGTTCACCTCTGA
- a CDS encoding type II secretion system F family protein encodes MQQIMSLKEQQSSAAALRSQLAAGVPIAEAVERLAELQPEFEAFWLGAAKDVGNGRTLSAVLMPIWPTGAISAVRAGEESGRLVRVLENLSQSIQIQREINSEIKKIGYPLAVLAGATVVFVTILLTLVPSLTVQLQHAVGNYGDVKGIAGLGLSIRLLLVEHWVSAVIGAAAGVAGLAHWIRQPATLRELARIVVDLPVLGPALYQLCFGLWARYLAMGVASGLSTIDALRATTDVLPEPMRAGVRGLIQDLAVRHLPMDKATNAKELPEADPRRKWPFYVRRAFAVAAQSGELDVELERIAPELIATGKEEVQAAVKYGYYVAMAVSAAMLASAMVLIYVPMMDVFERVN; translated from the coding sequence ATGCAGCAGATCATGTCACTCAAAGAACAGCAGTCTTCGGCTGCTGCCCTACGTTCGCAGCTGGCTGCTGGCGTTCCCATCGCCGAGGCCGTAGAACGTCTCGCCGAGCTGCAGCCGGAGTTCGAGGCTTTTTGGCTTGGGGCGGCCAAGGATGTTGGAAATGGCCGCACGCTGTCCGCAGTGTTGATGCCGATCTGGCCAACGGGGGCGATCAGCGCCGTTCGCGCTGGCGAAGAGAGCGGGCGGCTTGTTCGCGTCTTGGAGAACCTCTCGCAGTCGATTCAGATTCAGCGCGAAATCAATTCTGAAATCAAGAAGATTGGTTACCCCCTCGCGGTCCTGGCTGGTGCAACGGTGGTGTTCGTTACGATCCTGCTCACGCTGGTACCAAGCCTGACCGTGCAGCTGCAGCACGCCGTTGGCAACTACGGCGATGTGAAGGGCATTGCGGGCCTTGGATTGAGCATTCGGCTCCTTCTCGTGGAGCATTGGGTCTCGGCGGTCATCGGCGCTGCGGCTGGGGTTGCCGGCTTGGCCCACTGGATCAGGCAGCCCGCCACCCTCCGCGAACTTGCGCGCATCGTGGTCGACCTCCCTGTATTGGGTCCGGCCCTCTACCAGCTCTGCTTCGGGCTATGGGCGCGTTACCTGGCGATGGGCGTCGCGTCCGGGCTATCTACTATTGACGCGCTGCGCGCGACCACGGACGTTCTGCCAGAGCCGATGCGCGCCGGCGTGCGTGGCCTTATCCAGGATCTCGCAGTACGCCACCTGCCTATGGACAAGGCGACCAACGCCAAGGAACTTCCGGAGGCCGATCCCAGACGTAAATGGCCTTTCTACGTTCGACGTGCCTTCGCGGTCGCGGCCCAAAGCGGTGAGCTTGATGTTGAGCTGGAGCGAATCGCACCGGAGCTGATCGCTACGGGAAAGGAGGAAGTGCAGGCTGCTGTCAAGTACGGGTACTACGTCGCCATGGCTGTATCAGCAGCGATGCTGGCCAGTGCGATGGTTTTGATCTACGTCCCGATGATGGACGTCTTTGAGCGAGTCAACTGA